The DNA segment TGCACTGACCTTGTTTTGGTTTTGTGTTTGTCTAAGGTGTTGACGTTAAGAAAAACGTTGTCGTTACCATCTCTTCGGACAAAGGTCTTTGTGGTGGAATCAATTCCACGTCTGTCAAGATAAGCAGGGTTTTGAACAAATTGAATTCTGGTAATTTTTGCATTTGGGTGATGTTAAAcactgttttttgttttgtttgactgGATTGTTTTTAGAATGTTAAAATTGAAAGGGTTTCGAAATGTATAAGTTTGTAATGTTTGATCATTTTATGAGCTTAAATCTCTGAACATAATTCATAATGCATGTtcccaaaatattatttacctAGATTATTGGGATGAAAAATAGCAGATGAAGATGATACATGTATACTGCTTGTACAAGGGTAAATTTGAAATGGTTCATATTTTAAATGTCTAGTACAAAGTTTTGGGTGTTGGTTCACATGCAGATGTCCAGTTTTGGGTGTGTTAAGATATCTCACTTTGTTTAGGAATATTGTTAGAATACTTTGGTAATTCTTCAATCCTGAGCTATCTTTTGGGTTCACATAGGCCAAGTCCATTTTTAGTATAGTATCCGACTCTATCCAATTTAATGTTAAGCCTCCTATAGATGTCCAGTCCAACCAACTTCACTCTAGATGTTCGTCTACAGTGTGAAGGGTGTGTTAAGATTTCTCACATTGGCTAGAAATATGAACAGAATTCTCCTTATAAGGCATGTGGAAATGACAATCTTTCTCACTTGAACTACTTTGGTGGTTGAGCTAAGTCCAGTTCATTTATAATTGCAGCGTTgctcaccatttttttttttttgtattctgAGTTTTACTACTTTTAGCATAAGTATAAACTTATTTGAGTCCTCATTTTCTTGacttatgttattatttatttgtatcaGCTTAAGACTATGACTTTTGACTATTAATCATGAATATATCTCaaatttggatattttttttagcatttttatgtgtagtagtataaaatatttaatttgtatttaaaatCTTTAGAATAGTGGCCATCCCACTATCAACTATCTCACTAATGTGTTTTCTGGGTTGACCACTACTATCCGAAATTGATAACTATGTTTCTAATTATATACAATTTTACTACAATAGGGCCTGATAAAGAGACAAAATATGTCATATTGGGAGAGAAGGCTAAGGCTCAATTGTTGCGTGACTCAAAGAAACAAATTGCGCTCAGCCTTACTGAATTGCAGAAAAATCCCCTGAACTACACTCAGGTTTGCTTGTTGTGTCTCTCTGCCACTCATTGGTTAAGtattacataattaaatttctgCTTCTACATTTTCTTTCAAGAGCCTGTGTGTTTTAATCTACATTGAAGTCTGAACATTAAGTTTTCTTTGAATTGATTAGTTCAAATGTAATTATGGTAGAGGAGCCAAGATTATGAGGATTTTGACAGTTTGGTATTTTTATTGGCTaccttttttaaggaaaaaatgaattaagcAATGAAAAATAATGAGGTTGAGGTGGACAGCAGTAACAGAATATCTTATAGATGTGAACTTTTAGTGTGCTTTTGAATCTTAAATTCACgggttttacattttttatgcaattaaGTTCTCAGCTGATCTTACATATTAAATTGTTGAAAGAAAGATTGCAATTATGACCTTCCTTTAAATggttttaattactcattttctGATTGAGCCTAATATGCTTATTGGCCTTTGTAGCCAACCTGACTCAGGTGAATAGGGCTTAGTTATTGTTGTTGAAATTCAAACATAGCACATGTTTGGTTCAACAATTTTTTGGGGATTTTTTCTCCAGTCTTAAAGCTTTCTTAAGATGAAGCTAAGCAAATGTTTTTCATCCGCAAAATAAGCTAGTTGAATACATAAATATGGATTTTGATGATTTACAGAATCTTGCACTGAAATGTCTCCACTGCCCTATGCTATTTGTTGGATCTTTCAGGTGTCTGTCTTGGCAGATGACATTCTAAAGAATGTGGAGTATGACGCATTAAGGAttgttttcaacaaatttcattCTGTTGTACAATTTTTGCCAACAGTTGCAACTGTACTGTCTCCTGAGGTACTTccatttgtcaattttttttcccctacatttttcaaattttgtccCTTGAGCCTAACATCTAATCTTGGCAAAATTTTGGGTTTACAGTTGCTTTGCATGTAGAAAGGCCTGAAGGGAGTTATATTTTGCAATGATAGGCTTTGGTATTATGCTATTTACTTGTTCAATCTTATGAAGGTGATTTTCATGTAGGTTATTGAGAGAGAGGCTGAATCAGGAGGAAAGCTTGGGGAATTGGATTCATATGAGATTGAAGGTGGCGAGACAAAAGCTGAAATTCTTCAGAATCTGGCTGAGTTCCAGTTTTCTTGTGTGAGTAATTTTCAAAAACTTTGACAAACTATGCTGctggctttttttttctttttatatttatttactttattacACTAATGAATATTATCTAAACATCCGATTCTGATCAactgaaattttaaaaagcaACAATGCAAGGAAATTTACCCGTACGAGTTTTGCTTTAGGAAATTTTCCTCTTGTCATGTTAGtaacattttttcatttatctcATAGGAAATGAAACTCagaatattttttcatacatgTCAAAGTGGTTGAAAAGAAAGATATCTTTTACATATCCATccaatttttcaacttttcctAAACGGAtggcaaaataaaattatcgcTTGACTCTTGAGGTATATGCAACCTTATCTCTGCAAGGTAAAAGGTTGTTATAGAATTGTAATTGGTGGCCTCtagattagttttaaaaattgaagcGGTGATCAACCCAATCAAGTCACTGGGTCAATTGGTCAAACCAATGGGTCGCTAATTGACCTGCATGACTTGGTTTGtattcaaaaaaattgaaaattttataccGGGTCtttaaaaaagcaaaaatatcacaaaaaaattagtataattTCACGAGCTCAATATTCAAGTTCAAATCtagattaatattatattatttatcattcataattattttaaagattatatatatatatattttattatgatcttttaaattttaaatatttaatataataacccCCAAAATGGCAGTTTTGTCTGCTAATgtttatatatgtttataaCAAAAACATGTGAAGATGTATGAGAGACCTGAGCACCAAGGATGCACGACCTGCAATGCTAAAGTTGTAGTAgttagttttgtaaaaaaatgtttttggctAGTTGTATTATAGTGTGACAGCATTGGAAGCTGTGCATGTCTATTACGTGAGACAATGCCTAGCTGTTGTGCATGCAGATCGAGAAAGTATGCTGCTGAAGCAGATTTAGACAGCTAGGGCTATTGTGCACTGATCGAAAAAGTAAAGctgcacaaataaaaaaaatcaagtttggAAACTCGGTTCAATAACCAGTCACTACATCTATCGGTTTGCCGGTTCATTTGGAAACTTGGCTGGTTTGCTCCCGTTCCCAACAAGTCAATGACACGAACGATCCAATAACTGGCTCGGACCGGCTGTATCAGTGGTTTTGGTTACCTGCCCAACTGGTCGGTCCAAGTCGGTTTTTAAAACTATGCTCTAGATTGTATATGACATAGACTAAACTACTAAAATGTGTGATTCTTCCTTTGATGGACCTTTTCATGGACAAATCCTGAATTGATTTTCAACCTCAATATGGGTACAAATTTTGATAAACAAGATTCACTCACTAAGGTGGACATAAGTTCAGTTTTTCATGTTTCACTGCCAacccctttcctttttcgattGTTCTTGTGGTTGCTTTTTTGTAATTCAAactgtagaggattcctgagtTTGTGACAAATACACTTTGGCCTTGTGATCAGATGATTTTCTGAATTCATGGATGGAAAACTACTATGAGCTTTTTGGGATATTGATAtcagtttttttgtt comes from the Glycine soja cultivar W05 chromosome 6, ASM419377v2, whole genome shotgun sequence genome and includes:
- the LOC114416618 gene encoding ATP synthase subunit gamma, mitochondrial-like → MAMAAALRREGRRLTQPINALHSSLNSSLISQDQAPHGARSISTQVVRNRMKSVRNIQKITKAMKMVAASKLRAVQTRTENSRGLWQPFTALLGDDPSVDVKKNVVVTISSDKGLCGGINSTSVKISRVLNKLNSGPDKETKYVILGEKAKAQLLRDSKKQIALSLTELQKNPLNYTQVSVLADDILKNVEYDALRIVFNKFHSVVQFLPTVATVLSPEVIEREAESGGKLGELDSYEIEGGETKAEILQNLAEFQFSCVMYNAVLENACSEQGARMSAMDSSSRNAGDMLDRLTLTYNRTRQASITTELIEIISGASALEG